In a single window of the Aridibaculum aurantiacum genome:
- a CDS encoding S8 family peptidase produces the protein MKGIVAVVICVFLLVELNAQYPKHIIQLRDKGSNTFSLANPNAFLSARAIERRNRYNIAIDSFDLPLTQRYLDSIRLSGNVTILSTSKWLNQVLVQTTDQAALQKISKLPFVVSSQGVGFRNAAEPSGKIETEVSNIRQRNRNTAARTAANALDYGNSYNQIHIHEGEYLHNKGFTGSNMHIAVLDAGFYRYKSVTAFDSIRLNGQVLGEKDFVAFDNSVNEDDTHGMYCLSIMAANWPGRMVGTAPKASYWLIRTENVFYELPIEEHNWVAGAEFADSAGADMISSSLGYYDFDNPAFDHTYADFYRNATMVSRGATMAAKKGMIVMNSAGNEGNRAWKYMGFPADADSVCAVGAIDTLGNIAGFSSYGYPGKVKPNIVSVGWNTVIAGLGNQPVTGNGTSYANPNAAGLVACLWQAFPMFNNMKILDAVYRSSDRYNNPDDRYGYGIPNFRKAYEMLEKEASGLLNFDKDWWLVAPNPFRDNLVIYIKPPENGKITLRLVDAAGRIVQTKSIEGTINQVMTESFTTSSSMPAGIYFIQYISSTQKQVKKLVKY, from the coding sequence ATGAAGGGAATAGTAGCTGTTGTTATTTGTGTCTTCTTGTTAGTAGAGCTGAATGCACAATATCCTAAACACATCATCCAATTACGCGACAAGGGCAGCAACACCTTTTCATTAGCCAATCCCAATGCTTTTCTTTCAGCCAGGGCCATTGAACGTCGCAACCGCTACAACATAGCCATTGATAGCTTTGACCTTCCTCTTACGCAGCGATACCTTGATAGTATTCGCCTTTCTGGAAACGTCACCATTCTCAGCACTTCAAAATGGCTGAACCAGGTGCTGGTTCAAACAACTGACCAGGCAGCTTTACAAAAAATTTCAAAACTACCTTTTGTCGTGTCATCGCAGGGTGTAGGTTTTCGTAATGCAGCAGAGCCATCTGGAAAAATAGAGACAGAAGTAAGTAATATCAGGCAACGCAACAGGAATACAGCTGCACGAACCGCAGCCAATGCTTTAGACTATGGCAATAGCTACAACCAAATTCATATACACGAAGGTGAATACCTGCACAACAAAGGATTCACCGGGAGCAACATGCATATAGCAGTACTTGATGCCGGCTTCTACCGTTATAAAAGTGTAACTGCTTTCGACAGCATCAGGCTGAATGGACAGGTGCTGGGAGAAAAGGATTTTGTAGCTTTTGATAACAGCGTAAACGAGGATGATACGCATGGTATGTATTGCCTGAGCATTATGGCAGCTAACTGGCCGGGACGTATGGTAGGCACTGCACCTAAAGCAAGCTACTGGCTTATCCGCACCGAGAATGTATTTTATGAACTACCTATAGAAGAGCACAATTGGGTAGCCGGAGCTGAATTTGCTGATAGTGCCGGTGCCGACATGATCTCCTCTTCGCTTGGATATTACGATTTTGATAATCCTGCTTTTGATCATACGTATGCTGATTTTTACCGGAATGCTACAATGGTTAGCCGCGGGGCAACTATGGCCGCAAAAAAAGGAATGATAGTAATGAACAGCGCCGGCAACGAGGGCAACAGGGCTTGGAAGTATATGGGCTTTCCTGCTGATGCAGACAGTGTATGTGCTGTTGGTGCCATTGACACATTGGGCAATATTGCTGGCTTTAGCAGCTATGGCTACCCTGGCAAAGTAAAACCAAATATTGTATCAGTTGGTTGGAATACGGTCATTGCAGGTTTAGGAAATCAGCCGGTGACAGGCAACGGCACCTCGTATGCTAATCCTAATGCGGCTGGACTGGTAGCATGCTTGTGGCAGGCATTTCCTATGTTCAACAACATGAAAATACTGGACGCGGTGTACCGCAGTTCCGACAGGTACAACAATCCTGATGACCGGTATGGCTATGGCATTCCTAACTTTAGAAAAGCATATGAGATGCTGGAAAAGGAAGCTTCCGGGCTTCTGAATTTTGATAAGGATTGGTGGCTGGTGGCTCCTAATCCTTTTCGTGATAACCTTGTTATCTACATCAAACCTCCTGAGAATGGTAAAATAACATTGCGCCTGGTAGATGCAGCAGGAAGAATAGTTCAAACAAAATCTATAGAAGGAACTATCAACCAGGTGATGACCGAAAGTTTTACTACGTCTTCGTCAATGCCTGCGGGAATATATTTTATTCAATACATCAGCAGCACACAAAAGCAGGTAAAGAAGCTTGTAAAGTATTAG
- a CDS encoding tetratricopeptide repeat protein, which produces MRLFSLLLVCCIFYSTTSLATADSSTYFLQKALHYQQTGKTREANLSIQQALAFTTNDVAIRLQYGSMLLEQKRYSAAKEQFKLVLQKDETNTVALMKICVASAALNHWSDVMEYGSKVQETNDASVYYLLGKAYYYEEEYDLAQQILNKLVKKNPVHHEGLAMLARVYVELSDYRKAQNFYSQALIHQPSDANLLYEYGLVLFVLNNPKEAVTYMEVAAEKGYKADLDYLENLGMAYLNFDIDKGIEVLSNVLKRKPNNPDIQLQIAHAFYKSKKYDHAAERYYNMYLHDPNNIRALYMMGMAYQKKGEKAKGINICEKALQLDHSLAEHKILGYAK; this is translated from the coding sequence ATGAGACTCTTCAGCCTTTTGCTCGTATGCTGTATCTTCTACAGTACTACTTCTTTAGCCACTGCCGATAGCAGTACCTATTTTCTTCAAAAAGCACTGCATTACCAGCAAACCGGTAAAACCCGTGAAGCCAATCTTTCTATCCAACAGGCTTTAGCTTTCACTACCAATGATGTAGCTATCCGGTTGCAATATGGTAGCATGTTGCTCGAGCAAAAAAGATATTCTGCTGCAAAAGAACAATTCAAGCTGGTTTTGCAAAAAGATGAAACAAACACAGTGGCACTGATGAAGATATGTGTGGCCAGTGCTGCATTGAACCATTGGAGTGATGTGATGGAGTATGGATCTAAGGTGCAGGAGACGAATGATGCATCGGTGTATTACCTGCTAGGCAAAGCCTATTATTACGAAGAAGAATACGACCTGGCGCAACAGATACTGAACAAGCTGGTAAAAAAGAACCCAGTTCACCATGAAGGGCTGGCCATGCTGGCGAGGGTATATGTAGAGCTTTCGGATTATAGAAAAGCACAGAACTTTTATAGCCAGGCGCTCATTCATCAACCTTCCGATGCTAACCTGCTGTACGAATATGGCCTGGTGCTGTTTGTTCTGAATAATCCAAAGGAAGCTGTTACCTATATGGAAGTAGCTGCAGAAAAAGGATATAAAGCAGATCTTGACTACCTGGAAAACCTGGGCATGGCTTATTTGAATTTTGATATTGATAAAGGAATAGAGGTATTATCGAATGTGCTAAAGCGGAAACCGAACAATCCTGATATCCAGTTGCAGATAGCGCACGCATTTTACAAGAGTAAGAAATACGACCATGCGGCAGAGCGGTATTATAACATGTACCTGCACGATCCTAATAACATCCGCGCATTATACATGATGGGCATGGCTTACCAAAAGAAAGGAGAAAAAGCAAAAGGTATCAACATATGTGAGAAGGCGCTGCAATTGGATCATTCATTGGCGGAGCATAAAATTTTAGGCTACGCCAAATAA
- a CDS encoding TonB-dependent receptor, which produces MKRFFLLMILLLPCFAIGQVLVQNVRGIVIDKVTKKPLAGATVTTGTSIKVFAISDSVGVFVLKNVPVGRQIINASYVGYAPHSSDNIIISAAKQTGITIELEEDKTKGHEVIVTGIRNPKLPENPYAIVSGRSFSPEETQRYAASANDPSRMALAFPGVQATRDTRSDIIIRGNNPMGMQWRMEGVDIPNPNHFARRGSSGGGITIFSLSMLANSDFLTGAMPAEYGDVLSGVFDMHLRKGNNQKAEHTLKAGMIGLDYATEGPIQKGRSSYLVNYRYSTLGLLNSLGFNLVGERESNTFQDLAFNIAFNNKKNTSQWNFWGIGGISKENQRAVENVNDWKQYDDYAIYDFRTKMGALGIGHQLTLNERSFVSTSLVATGQQVLFADDTLNPRLQAARINDENYNNSRISFTSSYNYKFGAAANMKAGFYANNLHFSFRQRKFDFLFWSYRNMVLGNGSTWLVQPYWQMSLKPGSRFTINPGIHMMYFGLNKKTTIDPRLTVQFRLKSNESFSIAYGLHSKILPLGSYFFKDNPSNPNPNINLDMMRSHHFVAAYDHLFPKGWRFHAEAYYQRLFKVPVVNEVNRTYWLLNDLEGYAKEQLVSKGKGTNVGIDLSAEKFFSKGFFLIGSFSIFNSTYQPLDGRTYNTRFNSNTSGSFTGAKEWKLKNNKTLQAGWKMLYNGGLPLTPLAAFPSTSREPVLDETRPYTEKVPAYFRTDGRLALRKEKTKVAWQLALDIQNVFGTRNIDGLARRYDPSVNQWIFRQQAGLVPVLSYQIDF; this is translated from the coding sequence ATGAAACGCTTCTTCCTGTTAATGATCTTATTGTTGCCTTGTTTTGCTATAGGCCAGGTACTGGTGCAAAATGTACGAGGCATTGTGATAGATAAGGTTACTAAAAAGCCTTTGGCCGGCGCAACAGTCACTACAGGAACCAGCATAAAGGTTTTTGCAATTTCTGACTCTGTGGGTGTTTTCGTTTTAAAGAATGTACCTGTTGGAAGACAGATCATCAATGCCAGTTATGTTGGCTACGCTCCCCATTCAAGTGATAATATCATCATTTCTGCTGCCAAACAAACTGGTATAACTATAGAGTTGGAGGAAGACAAAACTAAAGGTCATGAAGTGATTGTAACAGGCATCAGGAACCCGAAACTCCCGGAGAACCCTTATGCCATTGTTAGCGGCCGATCATTTTCTCCTGAAGAAACACAACGATATGCTGCCAGTGCCAACGATCCCAGTCGGATGGCTTTGGCTTTTCCTGGTGTACAAGCTACCCGCGATACACGCAGCGATATCATCATACGTGGCAACAATCCTATGGGTATGCAATGGCGGATGGAAGGCGTAGATATTCCCAATCCTAATCATTTTGCCCGAAGGGGAAGCAGCGGCGGAGGTATTACCATTTTTAGCCTGAGCATGTTGGCAAATTCAGATTTTCTTACCGGCGCCATGCCTGCAGAATATGGCGATGTGCTAAGTGGCGTATTCGATATGCACCTGCGAAAAGGTAATAATCAAAAAGCTGAACACACGCTAAAAGCAGGCATGATAGGACTTGATTATGCAACAGAAGGTCCTATACAAAAAGGCCGCAGTTCTTACCTTGTCAACTACCGTTATTCTACCTTAGGACTTTTGAATTCATTAGGATTTAATCTTGTTGGCGAAAGAGAAAGCAACACCTTCCAGGATCTTGCTTTCAATATTGCTTTTAATAATAAGAAGAACACATCGCAATGGAACTTCTGGGGCATCGGTGGTATTAGCAAGGAAAATCAACGGGCAGTAGAAAATGTGAATGACTGGAAGCAGTATGATGATTATGCTATTTATGATTTCAGAACTAAAATGGGTGCCCTGGGTATAGGCCACCAACTTACCCTTAATGAACGTTCTTTTGTAAGTACATCTCTTGTGGCTACAGGCCAGCAGGTATTGTTCGCCGATGACACATTAAATCCCCGGCTACAAGCTGCCCGCATCAACGATGAAAACTATAACAACAGCCGCATTTCGTTTACCAGTTCATACAATTATAAATTTGGAGCGGCGGCCAATATGAAAGCAGGCTTTTATGCCAACAACCTGCATTTTTCTTTTCGCCAGCGAAAGTTCGATTTCCTTTTCTGGTCGTATCGCAACATGGTATTAGGCAATGGAAGCACATGGCTGGTGCAACCATACTGGCAGATGAGCCTGAAACCCGGAAGCCGTTTTACCATCAACCCCGGCATCCACATGATGTATTTCGGGTTGAACAAAAAGACCACCATTGATCCCCGGCTTACGGTGCAGTTTAGGCTAAAAAGCAATGAATCTTTCAGTATTGCTTATGGACTGCATAGTAAAATTCTGCCGCTAGGTTCGTATTTCTTTAAAGACAATCCATCCAATCCAAATCCGAATATCAACCTGGATATGATGCGATCACATCATTTTGTAGCAGCTTATGATCATTTGTTCCCTAAAGGATGGCGGTTTCATGCAGAGGCTTATTACCAGCGGTTATTCAAGGTACCGGTAGTGAATGAAGTAAACAGAACTTACTGGCTGCTGAATGACCTGGAAGGATATGCCAAAGAGCAATTGGTAAGTAAAGGAAAAGGTACTAATGTGGGGATTGATCTTTCTGCTGAGAAGTTTTTTTCAAAGGGATTTTTCCTGATCGGATCATTCTCAATTTTCAATTCCACTTACCAGCCGCTGGATGGAAGAACGTATAACACCCGTTTCAATTCAAACACTTCCGGCTCTTTTACAGGCGCAAAAGAATGGAAGCTAAAAAACAACAAGACCTTGCAAGCAGGCTGGAAAATGCTCTACAATGGAGGATTGCCACTTACACCTTTAGCTGCTTTTCCGAGTACTTCACGCGAACCCGTACTTGATGAAACAAGACCTTATACGGAAAAAGTGCCTGCCTACTTCAGAACCGACGGCCGCCTTGCTTTAAGAAAAGAAAAAACCAAAGTGGCGTGGCAGCTGGCACTAGACATTCAAAATGTATTTGGAACAAGAAACATCGATGGACTTGCACGCCGATATGATCCTTCAGTGAACCAGTGGATCTTCAGGCAACAAGCGGGGCTTGTGCCTGTGCTGAGTTATCAGATAGATTTTTAG
- a CDS encoding M48 family metalloprotease, whose amino-acid sequence MKKYIGISCYSLLFLFTLHACSRNPVTGKRQLVFMSEEQEIAMGKEADPQIVAHFGLYNDTALQRFITEKGRQMAAISHRPNLQYEFKIVDSDVLNAFAVPGGYVYFTRGIMAHFNNEAEFAGVLGHEIGHITARHTVAQQRNQILGQIGIIAGAVISPEFGRFAETASQGMGLLLLKFGRDAERESDRLGVEYSSKIGYDATEMAGFFNTLERKSQEAGAGEIPTFLSTHPNPGDRNATVAQLAQQWKRDLNLTNPQVNRNAYLRRIEGMIYGADPKQGFVEGNVFYHPELKFQFPIPAGWRHQNSPQSFQMAPQDGKAMMMLTLAQGATLQDAANNVLKQYGLTAIESREVTVNGLRAIAMVADQVPQQGQQQQQQQQVVRTLNYIIQYGNIMYHIVGVSAANDFAAYQPTFSNTMQNFRQLTDAAKLNRQPERIRLRTVAQASTLDQVLRGNRVPANRLEELAVLNGMKLTDRVEQGTLIKVIE is encoded by the coding sequence ATGAAAAAATACATTGGTATTAGTTGTTATTCTTTGCTCTTTTTATTTACCCTTCACGCTTGTTCCCGCAATCCTGTTACAGGTAAAAGGCAATTGGTCTTTATGTCGGAAGAACAGGAAATAGCCATGGGAAAGGAAGCTGATCCACAGATCGTAGCACATTTTGGACTTTATAATGATACTGCACTACAACGTTTTATTACAGAAAAAGGAAGGCAAATGGCTGCAATATCGCATCGGCCAAACCTGCAATACGAGTTTAAAATTGTAGACTCGGATGTCTTGAATGCCTTTGCCGTGCCGGGTGGTTATGTGTATTTCACAAGAGGCATAATGGCACATTTCAATAATGAAGCAGAATTCGCCGGCGTTCTTGGTCACGAGATTGGTCATATCACCGCCAGGCATACAGTTGCTCAACAGCGAAACCAGATACTTGGCCAAATAGGCATTATAGCAGGGGCTGTTATTTCTCCTGAATTTGGTCGCTTTGCTGAGACCGCATCGCAGGGTATGGGCTTGTTATTATTGAAATTTGGCCGCGATGCTGAACGTGAATCTGATAGGTTAGGCGTAGAGTATTCCAGCAAGATCGGTTATGATGCTACTGAAATGGCTGGCTTCTTTAATACATTGGAGCGTAAGTCGCAGGAAGCTGGTGCAGGTGAAATACCTACTTTTTTAAGCACACACCCCAATCCCGGCGATAGAAATGCTACCGTTGCCCAACTTGCACAGCAATGGAAGCGGGATCTAAATCTTACCAACCCGCAGGTAAACAGGAATGCTTACCTGCGCAGGATCGAAGGCATGATCTATGGCGCCGATCCAAAGCAAGGTTTTGTAGAAGGAAATGTTTTTTACCATCCTGAGCTGAAGTTTCAATTTCCTATACCAGCTGGCTGGCGTCACCAAAACAGCCCGCAGTCTTTCCAGATGGCACCACAGGATGGTAAGGCAATGATGATGCTAACGCTGGCACAGGGGGCAACACTACAGGATGCAGCCAATAATGTTTTAAAACAATATGGGTTAACAGCAATAGAATCACGTGAAGTAACAGTGAATGGATTACGCGCAATAGCTATGGTTGCCGACCAGGTACCGCAACAAGGGCAACAACAGCAGCAACAACAACAAGTTGTCCGAACTTTAAATTACATCATTCAGTATGGCAACATCATGTACCATATAGTGGGAGTAAGTGCTGCCAATGATTTTGCTGCCTATCAACCTACTTTTAGCAATACCATGCAAAACTTCAGGCAGCTGACTGATGCCGCTAAACTAAACAGGCAACCTGAGCGGATACGTTTAAGAACTGTTGCGCAAGCAAGTACGCTAGACCAGGTGCTTCGTGGCAATCGTGTACCTGCAAACAGGCTGGAGGAACTGGCAGTGCTGAATGGAATGAAATTGACTGACAGGGTAGAGCAGGGGACGTTAATTAAGGTTATTGAATAA
- a CDS encoding M42 family metallopeptidase: MSKSKKNKETNTPLLDQQSHDFLRNYLNNPSPVGFEYSGQRIWLDYLKPYIDEHMVDPYGTAVGIINPGQPFKVVIEAHADEISWFVNYINDQGLIYLKRNGGVDHQVAPSQRVFIHGKKGLVKAVFGWPAIHTRLGNPEQKEPQPKVDNLWLDCGARSKQEVEDLGIHIGSVVTYQDGFDELANDYYICRAMDNRIGGFMIAQVARLLKENKQKLPYTLYVVNAVQEEIGLRGAEMIARRIKPNVAIITDVTHDSTTPLINKQIEGDCSCGKGPALCYGPAVHNKLLHFVEDVAQQQNISYQMRTVSRSTGTDTDSFAYANDGCPSVLISIPLRYMHTTVEMLHKSDIENTIKLMYASLVALTPDTNLRYL, translated from the coding sequence ATGTCAAAAAGCAAAAAGAATAAGGAAACAAACACTCCTCTCCTGGACCAACAGTCACACGATTTTTTACGTAATTATCTCAACAATCCTTCACCGGTAGGTTTTGAATACAGCGGCCAGCGCATCTGGCTCGATTACCTAAAGCCATACATCGATGAACATATGGTAGATCCTTACGGTACTGCTGTTGGTATCATCAACCCGGGTCAGCCGTTCAAAGTAGTGATAGAAGCTCATGCTGATGAGATCAGTTGGTTTGTGAACTACATCAACGACCAAGGGCTTATTTACCTAAAGAGAAATGGTGGCGTTGATCACCAGGTGGCACCGAGCCAACGTGTATTTATTCATGGTAAAAAAGGATTGGTAAAAGCTGTGTTTGGGTGGCCGGCTATACATACACGCCTGGGCAACCCGGAACAAAAAGAACCACAACCAAAAGTAGATAACTTATGGTTGGATTGTGGCGCTCGCAGCAAACAGGAAGTAGAGGACCTTGGTATTCATATTGGGTCGGTAGTTACCTACCAGGATGGCTTTGATGAACTGGCGAATGACTACTATATCTGCCGTGCAATGGATAACCGAATTGGTGGTTTTATGATAGCCCAGGTAGCACGTTTACTGAAAGAGAACAAGCAGAAACTTCCGTATACCCTTTATGTTGTGAATGCTGTACAGGAAGAAATAGGATTACGTGGTGCAGAGATGATAGCCCGTAGGATAAAACCGAATGTTGCCATCATCACCGATGTAACACACGATAGTACCACACCGCTCATTAACAAACAAATAGAAGGTGACTGCAGCTGCGGCAAAGGACCAGCACTTTGCTATGGACCGGCTGTGCACAACAAGCTATTGCATTTTGTAGAAGACGTAGCACAACAACAAAACATCAGCTACCAGATGCGCACCGTAAGCCGCAGTACAGGCACCGACACCGATAGCTTTGCCTATGCAAACGATGGCTGTCCTTCTGTGCTTATTTCTATACCACTTCGGTATATGCACACCACAGTAGAAATGCTGCACAAAAGTGACATTGAGAATACGATCAAGCTAATGTATGCATCGCTGGTGGCGCTAACACCCGATACCAATCTTCGTTACTTGTAA
- a CDS encoding UbiA family prenyltransferase, translating into MIRQLQDLVRLIFYGNIFYGLCAVAMCIETNVVMGLGLNHFPFYLLIFFGSWIYYTMIYVRSTSANANKEINAWYRQNLNRIKNVLSAVLLVEVLLACYFVSFHFNAIKQLSLLHWLLLASVPAGGALYTFHMPAPFKKFRQIGWLKPIVIGATWTGWVTIFPVVAWQVQYGIPGEHIYPQPLFWLINLIFITALAIIFDVKDYKTDIQKDLMTYPAQYGIKNTYRYILLPLTVFSIILVVLFQINNGFTFAQSIIQQLPFLLLLYIINKRPGSLNTLYYLFYIDGLMLLKALCNIVSIEFFK; encoded by the coding sequence ATGATCCGCCAGTTACAAGACCTGGTACGGCTCATCTTTTACGGGAATATTTTCTATGGACTTTGTGCAGTTGCCATGTGCATAGAAACCAACGTTGTGATGGGCCTTGGCCTCAACCATTTTCCATTTTACCTGCTTATCTTCTTCGGATCATGGATCTACTATACCATGATCTATGTTCGCAGTACTTCCGCCAATGCTAATAAAGAGATTAATGCCTGGTACCGGCAAAATCTTAACCGTATAAAAAATGTTCTTTCCGCGGTTTTACTTGTTGAAGTATTGTTAGCCTGTTATTTCGTCTCTTTTCATTTTAATGCAATAAAGCAATTGAGTTTGCTTCATTGGCTATTGCTGGCATCTGTGCCTGCAGGCGGCGCATTGTACACTTTTCATATGCCTGCACCTTTCAAGAAATTCAGGCAGATCGGCTGGCTGAAGCCTATAGTTATTGGAGCAACATGGACCGGGTGGGTCACCATTTTTCCTGTAGTGGCGTGGCAGGTACAGTATGGTATACCAGGAGAACATATTTACCCGCAACCTTTGTTCTGGCTCATCAATCTCATCTTCATCACGGCGCTAGCTATCATTTTTGATGTAAAAGATTATAAGACCGACATACAGAAAGACCTGATGACTTATCCGGCACAGTATGGCATCAAGAACACTTATCGCTACATCCTTTTACCCCTAACGGTTTTTTCTATTATCCTTGTTGTACTGTTTCAAATAAACAACGGCTTTACCTTTGCGCAATCCATCATTCAGCAGCTCCCGTTCTTATTGCTGTTGTATATAATTAACAAGCGCCCGGGCAGCCTCAATACGCTGTACTACCTGTTTTATATAGATGGCCTGATGTTGTTGAAAGCATTGTGCAACATCGTAAGCATTGAATTTTTTAAATGA
- a CDS encoding acyl transferase: MIVTDIVNNIFSVTAQSFEAVALQVFQFQYSNNQVYKQWVDALGVHPKQVTQLKQVPFLPVSFFKTHQVVAGQFEPEAIFESSGTTTTINSKHYVKDIELYKRSFLEGFRMFYGDVKDWCIIGLLPSYLERQGSSLVVMVDELVKQSGHPRSGFYLYDYPQLKETLTQLESAGKRTMVIGVTFALLDLAEQFPMKLQHTIVMETGGMKGRREELIRPQVHEKLQEGLGVDKVHSEYGMTELLSQAYSKGNGIFKSVPWMKLLLRDEDDPLAIKGTGRGVVNVIDLANIYSCSFIATDDAGIIYDDGSFEIHGRTDTSDIRGCSLMVV; the protein is encoded by the coding sequence ATGATTGTCACTGACATTGTTAACAATATTTTCTCTGTTACTGCTCAAAGCTTCGAGGCTGTGGCGTTACAGGTTTTTCAATTCCAGTACAGCAACAACCAGGTTTATAAACAATGGGTGGATGCTTTAGGTGTTCATCCAAAGCAGGTTACACAGCTCAAGCAGGTGCCATTTCTGCCGGTAAGCTTTTTCAAAACTCATCAGGTGGTAGCGGGGCAGTTTGAGCCGGAGGCAATATTTGAAAGCAGTGGAACTACTACAACCATTAACAGTAAGCACTACGTAAAAGATATAGAACTGTATAAAAGGAGTTTCCTTGAAGGCTTTCGCATGTTTTATGGTGACGTGAAGGATTGGTGTATCATTGGACTGTTACCCTCTTATTTAGAAAGGCAAGGTTCATCGCTGGTAGTGATGGTGGATGAGCTGGTGAAGCAGTCAGGTCATCCGCGATCCGGGTTTTATTTATACGATTACCCGCAATTGAAAGAAACACTAACACAACTTGAAAGTGCTGGAAAGCGCACTATGGTCATAGGTGTCACCTTTGCATTGCTTGATCTTGCTGAGCAATTTCCTATGAAGCTGCAGCATACTATAGTTATGGAAACGGGAGGTATGAAGGGTAGGCGGGAAGAGTTGATACGGCCACAGGTACATGAAAAACTGCAGGAAGGATTAGGAGTTGATAAAGTACATTCTGAATATGGGATGACCGAGTTGTTGTCGCAGGCTTACTCTAAAGGCAACGGTATCTTCAAGTCGGTACCATGGATGAAGTTGCTGTTGCGTGACGAAGACGATCCTTTGGCAATAAAAGGAACAGGCAGGGGTGTCGTAAATGTAATTGACCTGGCAAACATCTATAGCTGCAGTTTTATTGCTACCGATGATGCAGGTATCATTTATGATGATGGGAGTTTTGAAATACATGGAAGGACCGACACCAGTGACATCAGGGGTTGTAGTTTGATGGTGGTGTAG
- a CDS encoding GNAT family N-acetyltransferase, which translates to MKLPFKKLPLPALGYLMIIRKATPADAEAIATHLLLAMEDIIFRLIGEADSAKAKNFLLHFTQQENNQYSYENCWVGQIDNDVIATVNIYNGAELHALRQPVLNYLKLHYNRQLQPEDETGPGEFYIDTLGVSPHMQGRGVGAKMLQLVIDEFVTTRKKTVGLLVEPGNVRAKKLFERLGFKPVGIKTLLGKQLDHLQIVVNRSL; encoded by the coding sequence ATGAAATTGCCCTTCAAAAAACTTCCATTACCAGCTCTAGGTTATCTTATGATCATTAGAAAAGCAACACCAGCTGACGCAGAGGCTATAGCTACTCACCTGTTACTGGCAATGGAGGATATTATTTTCCGTCTCATAGGTGAAGCAGACAGCGCTAAGGCTAAAAACTTTCTGCTGCATTTTACCCAACAAGAAAACAACCAGTACTCATACGAGAACTGTTGGGTTGGGCAAATAGACAACGATGTTATAGCAACCGTCAATATTTATAATGGAGCAGAACTACATGCATTGCGACAACCTGTTCTCAATTATTTAAAGCTTCATTACAACAGGCAGCTACAGCCTGAAGACGAAACTGGTCCAGGAGAATTTTATATAGACACTTTAGGTGTAAGTCCACATATGCAGGGAAGAGGTGTGGGTGCCAAAATGCTGCAGTTGGTTATTGATGAATTTGTAACCACCCGCAAAAAAACAGTTGGTTTGTTGGTAGAGCCTGGTAATGTAAGAGCAAAGAAATTATTTGAAAGATTGGGCTTTAAACCTGTAGGCATAAAAACATTGTTGGGTAAGCAATTGGATCACCTGCAGATAGTAGTAAACCGTTCCCTGTGA